One window of Mycoplasma cottewii genomic DNA carries:
- a CDS encoding peroxiredoxin encodes MKNYQLKDCKNNLVNLSDLVGEKGLVIFFYPKAKTGLCTLEALEYQKHLNEFKNKGYNVVGVSQDTPEYNNEFCCEQNLEFSLICDVDMQLTNEFKLTFTEIELEGKPWNKYERSTFVLDKELNIIKEMRNVDHIEHVGELLNQL; translated from the coding sequence ATGAAAAATTACCAATTAAAAGATTGTAAAAACAATTTAGTAAATTTATCAGATCTAGTCGGAGAAAAAGGGTTAGTAATATTTTTCTATCCTAAAGCAAAAACTGGACTATGTACATTAGAAGCTTTAGAATATCAAAAACACTTAAACGAATTTAAAAACAAAGGTTATAATGTTGTTGGTGTAAGTCAAGATACTCCAGAATACAATAATGAATTTTGTTGTGAACAAAACTTAGAATTTTCATTAATTTGCGATGTGGACATGCAATTAACTAATGAGTTTAAATTAACATTCACTGAAATTGAATTAGAAGGTAAACCTTGAAATAAATATGAAAGATCAACATTTGTTTTAGATAAAGAATTAAACATAATAAAAGAGATGAGAAATGTTGATCATATCGAACACGTTGGTGAATTATTAAACCAATTATAA
- a CDS encoding ATP-binding protein: MKKANVINLIKYHVENNDSAFRDEAYLIANDFYLNGDSKLTEYISSLLSNANTFVPQFNENQTEWIRRVEIENKPLPIPEEINNDIIGIINSSNNQLGVNKFLFIGPPGTGKTETTKQIARILKRDLFVVDFSSLINSKLGQTQKNITMLFDEINNLLVPENAIILFDEIDALALDRTNSNDVREMGRATSTVLKGLDNLNKKVIVIATTNLYELLDKALSRRFDSIVDFDRYSQRDLLDISEIIFSDYSKKLKYIAKNSRMFRKIISLYDQIPHPGILENVIKTSLAFSDPNNEFDYLKRLYKKITNGKEYNLEELKEKGFTLREIEILTGVSKSQVGRELKGKVYV; encoded by the coding sequence ATGAAAAAAGCTAATGTTATAAATTTGATAAAATACCATGTAGAAAACAATGATAGTGCTTTTAGAGATGAGGCATATTTGATAGCAAATGATTTTTATTTAAATGGAGATTCTAAACTAACCGAATATATATCCTCACTTCTTTCTAATGCAAATACTTTTGTTCCACAATTTAATGAAAATCAAACAGAATGAATAAGAAGAGTTGAAATAGAAAACAAACCACTACCTATTCCTGAAGAAATAAACAACGACATTATTGGAATAATAAATTCGTCAAATAACCAATTAGGAGTTAATAAATTTTTATTTATAGGTCCGCCTGGAACTGGAAAAACTGAAACAACAAAACAAATCGCGAGAATTCTTAAAAGAGATCTTTTTGTTGTTGATTTTTCGTCACTTATAAATAGTAAATTAGGTCAAACTCAAAAAAATATTACTATGCTTTTTGATGAAATAAATAATTTATTAGTACCAGAAAATGCAATTATTCTATTCGATGAAATTGATGCTTTAGCCTTAGATAGAACAAATAGTAATGATGTTAGAGAAATGGGAAGAGCTACATCAACTGTTTTAAAAGGTCTAGATAACTTAAATAAAAAAGTTATTGTTATTGCAACAACAAATCTATATGAACTGTTAGATAAAGCACTTAGTCGTCGATTTGATTCAATTGTTGATTTTGATAGATATTCACAACGCGATTTATTAGATATATCAGAAATTATATTTAGTGATTATTCAAAAAAACTTAAATACATAGCAAAAAATTCAAGAATGTTTAGAAAAATTATTTCATTATATGATCAAATTCCGCATCCCGGAATCTTAGAAAATGTTATAAAAACTTCACTTGCTTTTAGTGATCCTAATAATGAATTTGATTATCTAAAAAGACTTTATAAAAAGATAACTAATGGTAAAGAATATAATTTAGAAGAACTTAAAGAAAAAGGTTTCACACTAAGAGAAATAGAAATTTTAACTGGTGTATCTAAAAGCCAGGTAGGTAGAGAATTGAAAGGAAAAGTGTATGTCTAA
- the pepF gene encoding oligoendopeptidase F: MKRSQATNDYKWDFSHLYKNQDEWKQELDKLMSLAKEYEKFKGKLHIKEEFFKSIKLDEEIELLVTKLSIYTRMGDTDQTNEVYRTLEGLLMNALQEIYQLTAFASPELKEVGQDVIFSWLKENKEHEKYEYGYRKFFEHAKHILDKHDEELLSKVSRSRSAISMMYDTLAYADRQDQEIEYKGQKQILTNSLLAEINQDSDPIKDQDLRIKAGVLFSKNFSDKKHSFAQIYEGILQSSLESVKLRNYESSLQSSLSSDSIDTSIYLKLLEVGKKYIKPLEDYLLLIKDTFKLEKFYPSDRQLKLVKDYNRTFTVDQGKEIIRKALSVLGKEYLDKLEIAWSPNRIDYYEDTNKRDGAYSTGGHGVEPIILMNWDDKLNSVNTLAHECGHSVHTLFADENQPYPLSEYPIILAEVASTINEHLLFDFMYSNAQTKEEKIYLLQQRIFDLTSTFYRQIQFADFEYRASQLAEKQVPFTAELLNNLFVEVQNDYGYTVFDKLEDKDKKHGFGWPRISHFFHSPFYVYKYAIDVTASYKLYDDIKKGNIESTINFLKAGGHKEPLKIMLDAGIDFTKEETYQPLINGIVEYTNQLKELLK, from the coding sequence ATGAAAAGAAGTCAAGCGACAAATGATTATAAATGAGATTTTTCACACCTTTATAAAAATCAAGATGAATGAAAACAAGAATTAGATAAGCTAATGAGTCTAGCTAAAGAGTATGAAAAATTCAAAGGTAAATTACACATTAAAGAAGAATTTTTTAAATCTATTAAATTAGATGAAGAAATTGAATTACTTGTAACTAAATTATCAATTTACACAAGAATGGGTGATACTGATCAAACTAATGAAGTTTATAGAACATTAGAAGGTTTATTGATGAATGCGTTACAAGAAATTTATCAATTAACCGCATTTGCAAGCCCTGAACTAAAAGAAGTTGGTCAAGATGTAATTTTTTCATGACTAAAAGAAAATAAAGAGCACGAAAAATACGAATATGGATATAGAAAATTCTTTGAACACGCTAAACATATTTTAGACAAACACGATGAAGAATTACTTTCTAAAGTTTCAAGAAGTAGAAGTGCAATTTCTATGATGTATGATACTTTAGCTTATGCTGATCGTCAAGATCAAGAAATCGAATATAAAGGACAAAAACAAATCTTAACTAATTCATTATTAGCTGAAATTAACCAAGATTCAGATCCTATAAAAGATCAAGATCTAAGAATCAAAGCAGGAGTTTTATTTTCTAAAAACTTTAGTGATAAAAAACACAGTTTTGCTCAAATTTATGAAGGTATTTTACAATCAAGTTTAGAAAGTGTAAAACTAAGAAATTACGAATCAAGTTTACAATCAAGTTTAAGTAGCGATTCAATTGATACATCAATCTATTTAAAATTATTAGAAGTTGGTAAGAAATACATTAAACCGCTAGAAGATTATCTTTTATTAATTAAAGATACATTTAAATTAGAAAAATTCTACCCTTCAGATAGACAACTAAAATTAGTTAAAGACTACAACCGTACTTTTACAGTTGATCAAGGTAAAGAAATAATTAGAAAAGCATTATCTGTTTTAGGTAAAGAATATCTAGATAAATTAGAGATTGCTTGAAGTCCTAATAGAATTGATTATTATGAAGATACTAATAAAAGAGACGGTGCATATTCAACTGGTGGACATGGTGTTGAACCAATCATTTTAATGAATTGAGATGATAAATTAAACTCAGTTAATACATTAGCTCACGAATGTGGTCATTCAGTTCATACTTTATTTGCTGATGAAAACCAACCATACCCATTAAGTGAATATCCAATTATTTTAGCTGAAGTTGCTTCAACAATTAATGAACACTTGTTATTTGATTTTATGTATAGCAACGCTCAAACTAAAGAAGAAAAAATCTATCTATTACAACAAAGAATTTTTGATTTAACTTCAACATTCTACAGACAAATTCAATTTGCTGATTTCGAATATAGAGCAAGCCAATTAGCAGAAAAACAAGTTCCATTTACAGCTGAACTATTAAATAATCTTTTTGTTGAAGTTCAAAACGATTATGGTTATACAGTTTTTGATAAACTTGAGGACAAAGATAAAAAACACGGATTTGGTTGACCAAGAATTAGTCACTTCTTCCATTCTCCATTCTATGTTTATAAATATGCAATCGATGTTACTGCGAGTTATAAATTATATGACGATATCAAAAAAGGAAATATTGAATCAACAATCAATTTCTTAAAAGCCGGTGGACACAAAGAACCATTAAAAATAATGTTAGATGCAGGAATTGATTTTACAAAAGAAGAAACTTATCAACCATTAATTAATGGAATTGTAGAATATACTAATCAATTAAAAGAATTATTAAAATAA
- a CDS encoding S8 family peptidase, which yields MSNKVIELRNEFKSEYYTKKIGSNQLPNNAKLNVKELIDLKEQLITIKQFWDSQKLKINPLVSVHYKRIISKSNRIKAIFENDALKNNKNVVGAKFSKTIPSYHIITYCITNEILENSILNLKECINYLNKYQYKEISQDDILYINKNFDNSFSKNLTKTRLINTIIDTYYIKSFGVDQFDEFLEGGSIITIYDIKIKTSEILKQLDINPLTVPKLNETTFYLNAEQLKHFVQKAPYLIAMGISDISKMDPLNSKETQQTITEIKKPSNEPIIGVIDTLFDKQNTYFSEWVEYEDRLDENINRSVEDYIHGTQVSSIIVDGHRLNPELDDGCGNFRVKHFGVAKQTRFSSFTLLKEIESIIRTNKNIKVWNLSLGSTKEISENFISIEAEFLDRIQAENNVIFVISGTNKTSNEIIKIGAPADSINSIVVNSVDFEKNSTNYSRSGPVLSLFNKPDISYYGGSDKKGIRVCSGFEQRYAIGTSFAAPWIARKLCYLIEVIGMSKEVAKALLIHSSTNWTDDNKNINTTGHGVVPIHIKDILETPKDEIRFIIQGTVRKYETFNYTLPVPLNKDYKHPFVSKLTMCYFPKVSKTQGVDYTDTEMDIKFGKIIQKNRKIMIDPINKNKQSYDEPVSIFEQEARQKFKKWNNTKHIQQNLFTNTGRIVKPTKSKQEQGYWGINILTKERLETVKDKNLKYGLVVTLKSVDKNNYYADFIKNCEFRGWIVTQIDIENKVEVYNKSNETIKFD from the coding sequence ATGTCTAATAAGGTTATAGAGTTAAGAAATGAATTTAAGTCTGAATACTACACAAAAAAAATAGGTTCTAATCAATTACCTAATAACGCAAAACTTAATGTTAAAGAACTAATTGATTTAAAAGAACAATTAATCACAATAAAACAATTCTGAGATTCTCAAAAATTAAAAATTAATCCTCTTGTTAGTGTTCATTACAAAAGAATTATTTCAAAAAGCAATAGAATAAAAGCTATATTTGAAAATGATGCTCTAAAAAATAATAAAAATGTAGTTGGTGCTAAGTTCTCTAAAACAATACCAAGTTATCATATAATCACATATTGTATAACTAATGAAATATTAGAAAACTCTATTTTAAATTTAAAAGAATGTATAAATTATCTAAATAAATATCAATACAAAGAAATTTCACAAGACGATATTTTATATATTAATAAAAATTTTGATAATTCTTTTTCTAAAAACTTAACAAAAACAAGACTAATAAATACAATAATTGATACATATTACATAAAAAGTTTTGGAGTTGATCAATTTGATGAATTCTTAGAAGGTGGATCAATTATAACTATTTATGATATAAAAATCAAAACTTCAGAAATCCTTAAACAACTAGACATAAATCCATTAACTGTACCAAAATTAAATGAAACAACTTTTTATTTAAATGCTGAACAACTTAAACATTTTGTTCAAAAAGCACCGTATTTAATTGCTATGGGAATTAGTGATATTTCAAAAATGGATCCTTTAAATTCAAAAGAAACACAACAAACTATAACAGAAATAAAAAAACCATCAAATGAACCAATAATAGGTGTAATAGATACATTATTTGATAAACAAAATACTTATTTTTCAGAGTGAGTAGAATATGAAGATAGATTAGATGAGAATATAAATAGAAGTGTTGAAGATTATATACACGGCACTCAAGTTAGTTCAATTATAGTTGATGGACATAGGTTAAATCCTGAACTAGATGATGGATGTGGTAATTTTAGAGTTAAACATTTTGGTGTTGCAAAACAAACAAGATTTAGTTCATTTACGTTACTAAAAGAAATTGAATCAATTATTAGAACTAATAAAAATATAAAAGTTTGAAATTTATCTTTAGGTTCAACAAAAGAAATAAGTGAAAATTTTATTTCAATAGAAGCTGAATTTTTAGACAGAATTCAAGCTGAAAATAATGTTATTTTTGTTATATCAGGAACAAATAAAACATCAAATGAAATTATTAAAATAGGTGCTCCTGCTGATTCAATAAACTCTATTGTTGTAAACTCAGTTGATTTTGAAAAAAATAGTACTAATTATTCAAGATCTGGTCCGGTATTATCTCTTTTTAATAAACCTGATATTTCTTATTATGGTGGAAGTGATAAAAAAGGTATAAGAGTTTGTTCAGGATTTGAACAACGATATGCTATTGGTACTTCATTTGCTGCACCTTGAATAGCTAGAAAGTTATGTTATTTAATTGAAGTTATTGGAATGTCAAAAGAAGTTGCAAAGGCATTATTAATACATTCTTCAACAAATTGAACAGATGATAATAAAAATATTAATACAACAGGACATGGAGTTGTTCCTATTCATATAAAAGACATATTAGAAACACCAAAAGATGAGATAAGATTTATTATTCAAGGAACAGTTAGAAAATATGAAACATTTAACTATACTTTGCCTGTTCCATTAAATAAAGATTATAAACATCCATTTGTGTCTAAACTTACAATGTGTTATTTTCCAAAAGTTTCAAAAACCCAAGGTGTAGATTATACAGATACAGAAATGGATATAAAATTTGGAAAAATTATTCAAAAAAATAGGAAAATAATGATTGACCCAATAAATAAAAATAAACAATCTTATGATGAACCTGTCTCTATTTTTGAACAAGAAGCAAGACAAAAATTTAAAAAATGAAATAACACAAAACACATCCAACAAAATCTATTTACTAACACTGGACGAATTGTAAAACCTACAAAATCAAAACAAGAACAAGGTTATTGAGGAATTAATATTCTAACAAAAGAAAGATTAGAAACAGTAAAAGATAAAAATCTTAAATATGGACTTGTTGTAACACTTAAGTCTGTTGATAAAAATAATTATTATGCTGATTTTATTAAAAATTGTGAATTTAGAGGATGAATTGTAACTCAAATTGACATAGAAAACAAAGTTGAAGTTTATAATAAAAGTAATGAAACTATCAAGTTTGATTAG
- a CDS encoding DUF1904 domain-containing protein: MPIIKFSGVSEEKVKKFTNKVNEIAELITANPENIIFICENSKVFQLKQEQNPIYITVEWLSRPDKEQIFAEYIVNFFKEDSSKVWIFFTDVNGKLYAHTKRVG; encoded by the coding sequence ATGCCAATTATTAAATTTAGCGGAGTTTCTGAAGAAAAAGTTAAAAAATTTACTAATAAGGTTAATGAAATAGCTGAGCTGATAACAGCTAATCCTGAAAATATTATATTTATTTGTGAAAATTCTAAAGTGTTCCAATTAAAACAAGAACAAAATCCAATTTATATAACTGTTGAATGATTATCAAGACCTGATAAAGAACAAATATTTGCAGAATATATAGTTAATTTTTTCAAAGAAGATTCGTCAAAAGTATGAATATTTTTCACAGATGTTAATGGTAAGTTGTATGCACACACTAAAAGAGTAGGTTAA
- a CDS encoding ATP-binding protein, whose amino-acid sequence MRNDNYKPRIMDKVIQRHLSIAGAICVEGPKWCGKTWTSRHNSKSEFLVGSPYNNFANRKLANFNPELVLDGEYPKMIDEWQEAPALWDATRAKVDEIGEKGLFILTGSATPKYKGILHSGAGRIVSLRMSPMTLYESEDSIGIVSLKEICSKDFNPKPTYVKELDYEQLSYLIVRGGWPNNIDSSIDNCDVIVKSYIKTILKQELVDENDNKYSPEKIELILKSLARNTSTTVSDRSILKDISQNENDNPISRPTLTKYLDFLNSMFLFDNLKPFSLDVRSSLRVKQKDKRYFCDPSLACALLDLSPAKIQRDLNLYGLLFESLVVRDLKVYSRAMDAKIYHYQDYLDNEIDVVIELKDGDWCAFEIKLGSNKVDEAAETLNKTISNIIKNNNRPPILKCVIVGFGNVIYKREDGILVVPINALKD is encoded by the coding sequence ATGAGAAACGATAATTATAAACCTAGAATAATGGATAAAGTAATTCAACGACACTTATCAATAGCTGGAGCAATTTGTGTTGAAGGACCTAAGTGGTGTGGTAAAACATGAACTTCAAGACACAATTCAAAGAGTGAATTTTTAGTTGGTAGTCCGTATAATAATTTTGCTAATAGAAAGCTAGCTAATTTTAATCCCGAACTCGTTCTTGATGGTGAATATCCTAAAATGATTGATGAGTGACAGGAAGCCCCTGCATTATGAGATGCCACCAGAGCTAAAGTAGATGAGATTGGTGAAAAAGGACTTTTTATACTAACAGGATCTGCTACACCTAAATATAAAGGTATTTTACATAGTGGGGCTGGAAGAATTGTTAGTTTAAGAATGAGCCCTATGACTTTATATGAGTCTGAAGATTCTATTGGTATTGTGTCTCTTAAAGAAATTTGTTCAAAAGATTTTAATCCAAAACCTACATATGTAAAAGAATTAGATTATGAACAATTGTCATATTTAATAGTTAGAGGAGGATGACCTAATAATATAGATTCCAGCATAGATAATTGTGACGTAATTGTTAAGTCTTATATTAAAACGATTTTAAAACAAGAGTTAGTTGACGAAAACGATAATAAATATAGTCCTGAAAAAATTGAATTGATACTAAAATCTCTAGCAAGAAATACATCAACTACAGTTTCTGATCGCTCTATATTAAAAGATATTTCTCAAAATGAGAATGATAATCCAATATCTAGACCAACACTTACTAAATATTTAGATTTCTTAAACTCTATGTTTTTATTTGACAATTTAAAACCATTTTCATTAGATGTAAGATCATCATTAAGAGTTAAACAAAAAGATAAGAGATATTTTTGCGATCCATCTTTAGCTTGTGCATTATTAGATCTAAGTCCAGCAAAAATTCAAAGAGATTTAAATTTATATGGGTTATTATTTGAATCGTTAGTTGTTAGAGATTTAAAGGTGTATTCAAGAGCGATGGATGCCAAGATTTATCACTATCAAGATTATTTGGATAATGAAATTGATGTTGTTATTGAACTTAAAGATGGTGATTGATGTGCGTTTGAAATTAAATTGGGTTCTAATAAAGTTGATGAAGCTGCTGAAACACTAAACAAAACAATTTCAAATATTATAAAAAATAATAATAGACCTCCAATATTAAAATGTGTTATTGTTGGTTTTGGGAATGTAATTTATAAAAGAGAAGATGGTATTTTAGTTGTACCTATTAATGCTTTAAAAGATTAG
- the dusB gene encoding tRNA dihydrouridine synthase DusB — MKIGNIEIKGKVVQGPMAGVSNEPFRVISKQHGASLVYAEMVSVAGMAHENKKTFSMLQVSKEEHPMSMQIFGNDVDDFINATKWIDENVDCDIIDLNLGCPAPKVAVRSASGSALLKTPELIYEIVKAVVEHTKKPVTAKIRLGWDKDSVNAVEVAKLIEKAGASAIAVHGRTRSDFYSGHADWEKIKEVKDAVKIPVIGNGDVVDGPSAKKMLDLTGCDAVMISRACQGNPWIFEQINYYLETGKELEKPSFEEWEKTVLNHANLLIKLRDEQSAMREFRKHLTWYLDVLDKKPILKLLKEKANKIETLKDVVDIIKEYGSE; from the coding sequence ATGAAAATAGGTAATATTGAAATAAAAGGTAAAGTTGTTCAAGGTCCAATGGCAGGAGTAAGTAACGAACCATTTAGAGTTATTTCAAAACAACACGGTGCTAGTTTAGTTTATGCTGAAATGGTATCTGTTGCTGGAATGGCTCATGAAAATAAAAAAACATTTAGTATGCTTCAAGTAAGTAAAGAAGAGCATCCAATGAGTATGCAAATATTTGGAAATGACGTCGATGATTTTATTAATGCAACTAAGTGAATAGATGAAAATGTTGATTGCGATATTATAGATTTAAATCTAGGTTGTCCAGCACCAAAAGTTGCAGTTAGATCAGCAAGTGGATCAGCTTTATTAAAAACACCTGAACTAATTTATGAAATTGTAAAAGCTGTAGTTGAGCATACAAAAAAACCAGTAACTGCAAAAATTAGGTTAGGTTGAGATAAAGATAGTGTTAATGCTGTTGAAGTTGCTAAATTAATTGAAAAAGCAGGAGCTAGTGCTATTGCAGTTCACGGAAGAACAAGAAGTGATTTTTACTCAGGTCACGCTGATTGAGAAAAAATTAAAGAAGTTAAAGATGCAGTTAAAATTCCTGTTATAGGAAACGGTGATGTTGTTGATGGACCTTCTGCTAAAAAAATGTTAGATTTAACAGGTTGTGATGCTGTTATGATTTCTAGAGCATGTCAAGGAAATCCTTGAATATTTGAACAAATTAATTATTATTTAGAAACTGGAAAAGAATTAGAAAAACCAAGTTTTGAAGAATGAGAAAAAACTGTTTTAAATCATGCTAATTTACTTATAAAATTAAGAGATGAACAATCAGCTATGCGTGAATTTAGAAAACATTTAACTTGATATTTAGATGTATTAGATAAAAAACCTATTTTAAAATTGTTAAAAGAAAAAGCTAACAAAATAGAAACTTTAAAAGATGTAGTAGATATTATTAAAGAATACGGGAGTGAATAA
- the lysS gene encoding lysine--tRNA ligase — translation MINDRKFTEQELVRREKHQELVKKNKDPYKITKFQRTNSLKELNEKFEQFSKEELAQMNQDIISVAGRIKLYREAGKKAAFVNIDDQDSGIQLYVRLDEIGAEAFEDFRDFDLGDIIGVKGIMMKTDHGQLTVRCKEVVLLSKALRPLPDKHAGIQDIEEKYRRRYVDLIMNHDVRKTFQARTKIIRTLQKFLDEKGYMEVETPILHSLRGGAAAKPFNTHYNALDTDVYLRIATELHLKRLIVGGFEGVYEIGRIFRNEGMSTRHNPEFTSIELYVAYEDMFFLMDLTEQIFRVCNASVNESSIIKYGDVTLDLSKPFKRLHMVDGIKQVTGVDFWQEMTVEQAMQLAKEHNVHVEKHQETVGHIINLFYEEFVESTIVEPTFVYGHPKEISPLAKSNPEDPRFTDRFELFIIGREYANAFSELNDPIDQYERFKAQIEEENKGNDEATDMDIDFIEALEHAMPPTAGIGIGIDRLVMLLTNSESIKDVLLFPQMKPRD, via the coding sequence ATGATAAATGATAGAAAATTTACCGAACAAGAATTAGTAAGAAGAGAAAAACATCAAGAATTAGTTAAAAAAAATAAAGATCCATATAAAATAACTAAATTCCAAAGAACTAACTCACTAAAAGAATTAAACGAAAAATTTGAACAATTCTCTAAAGAAGAATTAGCTCAAATGAATCAAGATATTATTAGTGTTGCAGGAAGAATTAAATTATATAGAGAAGCTGGTAAAAAAGCTGCTTTTGTTAATATTGACGATCAAGATTCTGGTATTCAATTATATGTTAGATTAGATGAAATCGGAGCTGAAGCTTTTGAAGATTTTAGAGATTTCGATCTAGGTGATATTATCGGAGTAAAAGGTATCATGATGAAAACAGATCATGGTCAATTAACTGTTAGATGTAAAGAAGTTGTTTTATTATCAAAAGCATTAAGACCACTACCTGACAAGCACGCTGGAATTCAAGATATCGAAGAAAAATACAGAAGAAGATATGTTGATTTAATAATGAATCATGACGTTAGAAAAACATTCCAAGCTAGAACTAAAATAATTAGAACACTTCAAAAATTCTTAGATGAAAAAGGATATATGGAAGTTGAAACTCCTATTTTACATTCACTAAGAGGAGGGGCTGCTGCTAAACCATTTAATACTCACTATAATGCATTAGATACTGATGTATATTTAAGAATCGCTACTGAATTACACTTAAAACGTTTAATTGTTGGTGGATTTGAAGGAGTTTATGAAATAGGTCGTATCTTTAGAAATGAAGGAATGAGTACCCGTCATAATCCTGAATTTACAAGTATTGAGTTATATGTTGCTTATGAAGATATGTTCTTTTTAATGGATCTAACAGAACAAATTTTCAGAGTATGTAATGCTAGTGTTAATGAATCATCAATTATTAAATACGGAGATGTTACATTAGATCTATCTAAACCATTTAAAAGATTACACATGGTAGATGGAATTAAACAAGTAACTGGAGTTGATTTCTGACAAGAAATGACAGTTGAACAAGCTATGCAATTAGCAAAAGAACACAACGTTCATGTTGAAAAACACCAAGAAACAGTTGGACACATTATTAACTTATTCTATGAAGAATTTGTTGAATCAACAATTGTTGAACCTACATTTGTTTATGGTCATCCAAAAGAAATTTCTCCATTAGCAAAATCGAATCCTGAAGATCCAAGATTTACTGATAGATTTGAATTATTCATCATCGGAAGAGAATATGCTAATGCTTTCAGTGAGTTAAATGATCCAATAGATCAATACGAAAGATTTAAAGCTCAAATCGAAGAAGAAAACAAAGGAAACGACGAAGCTACAGATATGGATATTGATTTTATCGAAGCTTTAGAACACGCAATGCCACCAACTGCTGGAATTGGTATTGGAATTGATAGATTAGTTATGTTATTAACAAATAGTGAATCAATTAAAGACGTGTTATTATTCCCACAAATGAAACCAAGAGACTAG